One Drosophila kikkawai strain 14028-0561.14 chromosome 3L, DkikHiC1v2, whole genome shotgun sequence genomic window carries:
- the LOC138928382 gene encoding zinc finger protein Paris-like — translation MDISVVTLESDHTSVPPAQQQPYKCSHCSKSCSTRYNLKIHIRTHTGERPHKCSHCSKSFVQSSHLNNHTRYWQLNAHILAHAGEQPYKCSHCSKSFSTRYNLKIHIRTHTGERPHKCSHCSKSFVQSGHLNNHTRYFTLESDHTSVPPAQRRFPIKGS, via the exons ATGGACATATCCGTAGTCACACTGGAGAGCGACCATACAAGTGTTCCACCTGCTCAAC AGCAACCATACAAAtgttcccactgctcaaagtcATGTTCCACGAGGTATAATCTTAAAATACACATCCGAACTCACACCGGAGAGCGACCACacaagtgttcccactgctcaaagtcGTTTGTACAGAGTAGTCATCTCAATAACCACACCAGATATT GGCAGTTGAATGCACACATCCTAGCTCACGCTGGAGAGCAACCATACAAAtgttcccactgctcaaagtcATTTTCCACGAGGTATAATCTTAAAATACACATCCGAACTCACACCGGAGAGCGACCACacaagtgttcccactgctcaaagtcGTTTGTACAGAGTGGTCATCTCAATAACCACACCAGATATT TCACACTGGAGAGCGACCATACAAGTGTTCCACCTGCTCAACGTCGTTTTCCTATAAAGGGCAGTTGA